In Armatimonadota bacterium, one DNA window encodes the following:
- a CDS encoding DoxX family protein has product MFKWLEPLFIAQVLVCAFFAACFIQSGFDKIFDWKGNLDWIQGHFAKTPFAKFVPLLLFKITVIEVGAGLVCAVGVVGMFIEGWEKIAGLGIGLACLALLMLFTGQRFAKDYVGAHVLATYFGVAILGLYLHSI; this is encoded by the coding sequence ATGTTCAAATGGCTGGAGCCGCTGTTCATCGCACAGGTCCTGGTCTGCGCGTTCTTCGCCGCGTGCTTCATTCAGTCAGGGTTCGATAAGATCTTCGACTGGAAGGGGAACCTCGACTGGATTCAAGGGCACTTCGCCAAGACGCCGTTCGCGAAGTTCGTTCCGCTGCTGCTGTTCAAAATCACCGTAATCGAGGTAGGCGCCGGGTTGGTGTGCGCTGTGGGAGTGGTCGGGATGTTCATCGAGGGCTGGGAAAAGATTGCCGGGCTTGGAATCGGGCTGGCTTGCCTGGCCTTGCTGATGCTGTTCACCGGCCAGCGGTTTGCTAAGGACTACGTCGGCGCGCACGTGCTCGCGACTTACTTCGGCGTGGCGATTCTCGGGCTTTACCTTCACTCCATTTGA
- the msrB gene encoding peptide-methionine (R)-S-oxide reductase MsrB produces the protein MNRTVIAVVVVLGLALLAFAQSRRNQENITYNGIAVENKSPERKDKVVLSDEEWKEKLTTAQYKILRRKGTEAAFCSPFLDNHKIGVYRCAGCDLPLFATDAKFASGTGWPAFFQPVERKNLWLKMDRSFGMTRLEILCSRCDGHLGHLFTDGPKDETGLRYCINGESLNFKEKKR, from the coding sequence ATGAACCGAACCGTCATCGCCGTCGTGGTCGTCCTCGGACTCGCACTGCTCGCGTTCGCGCAGAGCCGTCGAAACCAGGAAAACATCACGTACAACGGAATCGCCGTCGAGAACAAGAGCCCCGAGCGAAAGGACAAGGTAGTGCTCAGCGACGAAGAGTGGAAGGAGAAGCTGACGACGGCTCAGTACAAAATTCTGCGAAGGAAGGGCACCGAAGCCGCGTTCTGCAGTCCGTTCCTCGACAACCACAAGATCGGCGTCTACCGGTGCGCGGGGTGCGACCTGCCGCTGTTCGCGACCGACGCAAAGTTCGCCAGCGGCACCGGATGGCCGGCGTTCTTCCAGCCGGTCGAACGCAAAAACCTGTGGCTGAAAATGGATCGCAGTTTCGGAATGACCCGCTTGGAGATCTTGTGCTCGCGCTGTGACGGCCACCTCGGCCACCTGTTCACCGACGGCCCCAAGGATGAGACCGGCTTGCGGTACTGCATCAACGGCGAGTCGCTTAATTTCAAAGAGAAGAAGCGCTAG
- a CDS encoding universal stress protein: MKAIVGVGYMKQCLAGVDIFARLRFPKSEAVLVHAVEPVLPDGGFMPTAAINPITEIQTQRQRDGENRMAEVAAELQKLGIPSRSVTRFGNPAHEITEVAREETADLIISGSSKKGKLESFFMGSVTRALVVDAQRSFLVGKRGVDGDKIDAVFATDHSEYSQKCLAKLIELAPGRFGKITVVSANTVDANLHDLLQLASQESNETISMNDFMLEKNDEVCEKLQPICDEVSSVVLRGHVNDVINSVMEDARADLLILGAHGHGFIKRLLVGSTSMHMVGSEPWNVLVIRV, encoded by the coding sequence ATGAAGGCCATCGTCGGCGTCGGATATATGAAGCAGTGCCTCGCTGGAGTAGATATCTTTGCCCGACTCCGCTTCCCCAAATCAGAGGCGGTTCTCGTGCACGCCGTCGAGCCGGTCTTGCCTGACGGCGGGTTCATGCCAACGGCGGCGATCAACCCGATCACCGAGATCCAGACTCAGCGGCAGCGGGACGGCGAAAACCGGATGGCCGAGGTGGCTGCAGAGCTACAAAAGCTCGGGATACCTTCGCGGTCGGTGACGAGGTTCGGCAATCCCGCGCACGAAATCACTGAGGTTGCGCGTGAGGAAACCGCCGACCTGATCATCTCAGGATCGAGCAAGAAGGGCAAGCTCGAGAGCTTTTTCATGGGGTCCGTAACGCGCGCGCTGGTCGTCGACGCCCAGCGGAGTTTCCTCGTCGGAAAGCGCGGTGTTGACGGTGACAAGATCGACGCGGTTTTCGCCACCGACCACTCTGAATACTCACAGAAGTGCCTTGCAAAGTTGATCGAGTTGGCGCCCGGCAGGTTCGGAAAGATCACCGTTGTCTCTGCCAACACGGTGGACGCGAATCTGCACGACCTGCTGCAATTGGCCAGTCAGGAGAGCAACGAGACCATTTCGATGAACGACTTCATGTTGGAAAAGAACGACGAGGTGTGCGAAAAGTTGCAGCCGATCTGCGACGAGGTCTCGTCGGTAGTGCTGCGCGGGCATGTGAACGACGTCATCAACTCGGTCATGGAGGACGCCCGCGCCGACCTGCTCATCTTGGGCGCGCACGGGCACGGCTTCATTAAGCGTCTCCTTGTCGGTTCGACTTCGATGCACATGGTCGGAAGCGAGCCGTGGAACGTGCTCGTAATCAGGGTGTAA
- a CDS encoding DUF503 domain-containing protein, whose translation MIVKSLEMHIRLPGCRSLKEKRHVIKPLIERAKRSFGVTICEVGDLDIWNASTVGAAAVSNDALHAHQVLESVLESFDECPEIEILHHAIEQA comes from the coding sequence ATGATCGTCAAGAGTTTGGAGATGCACATACGGCTGCCGGGGTGCAGGTCGCTGAAGGAGAAGCGACACGTGATCAAGCCGCTGATCGAACGCGCCAAAAGGAGCTTCGGCGTCACGATCTGCGAGGTCGGCGACCTCGATATCTGGAACGCCTCTACGGTGGGCGCCGCCGCAGTGTCCAACGACGCCCTACACGCCCACCAGGTGTTGGAATCGGTGCTCGAGTCGTTTGACGAGTGCCCCGAAATCGAGATCTTGCATCACGCAATCGAACAGGCGTGA
- a CDS encoding CocE/NonD family hydrolase: MKRIRLRWSLALLALFVVAVAQAQYTKYEYMIPMRDGVKLHTAVYVPTDKPGLHPIRLTRTPYSCRPYGEAMRSGHGGSQKFVDAGYIFAYQDVRGKYMSEGEFVDIRPNNLFYLSKYDVDESTDTWDTIEWLVNKVPDNNGRVGMVGTSYPGFYTAIGAVNSHPALKAVSPQAPVSEWFMGDDFNHNGAPFIWDLFKFMINFGQPRPEPSPNGTRGPSYETGGDWYKFFLDLGPLSNIDKLYYKGNVKFWTDFQSHPNFDEWWQARSLPNRMTGVKCAVMTVGGWFDAEDAYGAQAIYRGTERLNPGIYNTVVLGPWSHGMWGRSTGRTFGDMDWGSDTSTFFREEIEFPFFDAFLRGDGNPDLPEAYMFDSGAKKWSKFDEWPPAAATETKLFFRRGKSLTIDDAPKTAQGFDQYVSDPARPVPSEGGVLARRTATYMINDQRFAAGRPDVLVYQTETLEEDVTLAGPVFADLFIELSTTDADFVVKLIDVFPPDAGDTLANYQMLVRAEIFPARYRYSFQNPKPMPVGEVELVSYELPGVFHTFKKGHKIMVQVQSSWFPLAAMNPQTFVDIFKAKASDYVKSTVRIHRNAINPSAVRVGRLAS; this comes from the coding sequence ATGAAGCGCATTAGGCTCCGTTGGTCGCTCGCTCTGCTGGCCCTTTTTGTCGTCGCCGTCGCACAGGCGCAGTACACGAAGTACGAGTACATGATCCCGATGCGCGACGGGGTCAAGCTCCACACGGCCGTGTACGTGCCGACCGACAAACCGGGGCTGCACCCGATCCGACTGACAAGGACGCCGTACAGCTGCCGTCCGTACGGAGAGGCGATGAGGAGCGGCCACGGAGGCTCACAGAAGTTCGTCGATGCCGGATACATCTTCGCCTACCAGGACGTGAGGGGAAAGTACATGTCCGAGGGTGAGTTCGTCGACATCCGCCCGAACAACCTCTTCTACCTGAGCAAGTACGACGTGGACGAATCGACCGACACGTGGGACACGATCGAGTGGCTGGTCAACAAGGTGCCGGACAACAACGGTCGCGTCGGCATGGTCGGAACCTCCTACCCCGGCTTTTACACAGCGATCGGCGCGGTGAATTCGCATCCTGCTTTGAAGGCCGTCAGCCCGCAGGCACCGGTGAGCGAGTGGTTCATGGGCGACGACTTCAACCACAACGGCGCCCCTTTCATTTGGGATCTGTTCAAGTTCATGATCAACTTCGGCCAGCCAAGGCCGGAGCCGAGCCCGAACGGCACGCGCGGTCCGAGCTACGAGACTGGCGGAGACTGGTACAAGTTCTTCCTCGACTTGGGCCCGCTGAGCAACATCGACAAGCTGTACTACAAAGGCAACGTCAAGTTCTGGACCGACTTCCAGTCGCACCCGAACTTCGACGAGTGGTGGCAAGCGCGGAGTCTCCCCAATCGCATGACCGGCGTCAAGTGCGCCGTCATGACGGTGGGTGGGTGGTTCGACGCGGAGGACGCGTACGGCGCGCAGGCCATTTACCGAGGCACGGAAAGGCTCAACCCCGGCATCTATAACACAGTCGTGCTAGGCCCCTGGTCGCACGGCATGTGGGGGCGCTCAACCGGACGGACCTTCGGAGACATGGACTGGGGGTCAGACACGAGCACGTTCTTCCGCGAGGAGATCGAGTTCCCGTTCTTCGACGCGTTCTTGCGCGGTGACGGCAATCCGGACTTGCCGGAGGCTTATATGTTCGACAGCGGCGCTAAGAAGTGGTCGAAGTTCGACGAGTGGCCACCGGCGGCTGCGACGGAGACCAAACTGTTCTTCCGCCGCGGCAAGTCGTTGACGATCGACGACGCGCCGAAAACAGCGCAGGGCTTCGACCAGTACGTCAGCGATCCTGCTCGGCCGGTGCCGAGCGAGGGCGGAGTGCTAGCCCGCCGCACGGCCACGTACATGATCAACGACCAGCGGTTCGCGGCTGGCCGACCCGACGTCCTGGTCTACCAGACCGAAACTCTCGAAGAAGACGTGACGCTTGCCGGTCCGGTGTTCGCCGATCTGTTTATTGAGCTGTCCACGACCGATGCAGACTTCGTCGTCAAGTTGATCGACGTCTTCCCGCCGGATGCTGGCGACACGCTGGCGAACTACCAGATGCTGGTGCGCGCCGAGATATTCCCTGCCAGGTACCGGTACAGCTTCCAAAACCCGAAGCCGATGCCGGTGGGAGAAGTGGAGCTGGTCAGCTACGAGCTGCCGGGCGTGTTCCACACGTTCAAGAAAGGGCACAAGATCATGGTGCAGGTGCAGTCGTCGTGGTTCCCGCTCGCCGCGATGAACCCGCAGACCTTCGTCGATATCTTCAAAGCCAAAGCCAGCGACTACGTCAAGAGCACGGTAAGAATCCACCGCAACGCGATCAATCCGTCGGCGGTTCGCGTCGGGAGGTTAGCAAGCTGA
- a CDS encoding polysaccharide deacetylase family protein, with amino-acid sequence MSSPWTPFLVFLGLFGSYYGYRQLRVVVGADETYELRGDLLVRGNPNLREVALTFDDGPYGESTEQILDALAQHGAQATFFVIGKHVEDRPELIRRMLLDGHEVGNHTYSHPRLPTLTLAQARDELEKCEQAFVAATGSHMNLMRPPGMRYNDDVLRLAQDLGYATIHWNVAAGDYVPMEPEAIVARIMREVNNGSVILLHDSPDTAAALPEILRRLTEQGYRFVTTTQMLSRLPRPVVLASNAGTGLIVESAEPIVEPVAATPRKRRRTERVFSEPITPKMPSDASTWDGETPPEVEKREGGTASVV; translated from the coding sequence GTGTCGTCGCCGTGGACGCCGTTTTTGGTGTTCCTCGGGCTTTTTGGGTCGTACTACGGCTACCGCCAGCTGCGTGTCGTAGTCGGTGCGGACGAAACCTACGAGCTTCGCGGAGACCTCTTGGTACGCGGCAACCCGAATCTGCGCGAGGTCGCTCTTACTTTCGACGACGGGCCGTACGGGGAATCGACCGAGCAGATTCTCGACGCCCTGGCGCAGCACGGCGCCCAGGCGACGTTCTTCGTCATCGGAAAACACGTCGAAGACCGACCCGAGCTGATCCGGCGCATGCTGCTCGACGGACACGAGGTCGGCAACCACACGTATTCGCACCCTCGCCTTCCAACGCTCACTCTGGCACAGGCTCGCGACGAGCTGGAAAAGTGCGAGCAGGCGTTCGTCGCGGCGACCGGATCGCACATGAACCTGATGCGGCCGCCCGGGATGCGTTACAACGACGACGTCCTCCGGCTTGCGCAGGACCTCGGCTACGCGACGATCCACTGGAACGTGGCTGCCGGCGACTACGTTCCGATGGAACCAGAGGCGATCGTCGCGCGGATCATGCGAGAGGTTAACAACGGCAGCGTGATTCTGCTGCACGATTCGCCGGACACTGCCGCAGCGCTGCCGGAGATTTTGAGGCGGTTGACAGAGCAGGGGTACCGTTTCGTGACGACCACGCAGATGCTTTCGCGCCTCCCCCGTCCGGTCGTGCTGGCCAGCAACGCGGGCACGGGCCTGATCGTCGAAAGCGCCGAGCCGATCGTCGAACCTGTCGCTGCGACTCCGCGAAAAAGACGCAGGACGGAACGGGTTTTCAGCGAGCCGATCACGCCGAAGATGCCGTCTGACGCATCGACTTGGGATGGCGAAACCCCGCCAGAAGTAGAGAAGCGCGAGGGCGGCACCGCCTCGGTGGTCTAG
- a CDS encoding class I SAM-dependent rRNA methyltransferase: MSELATIILKPKKERKVRNFYPWIQRGEVVRVEGDVEDGDLARLVSSTGEFLAVGTYNSQSRFRFRVLSLEEELIDEAFFERRFRSAVTARDLLVAGTNARRIVYSEADRLPGLIIDEYDGHLVVQVRSKGMEKLKSVWLPALVAATGAKSVYEKSEMAGRKEEGLEPTSGQLIGETPDEIEIEEDGLRMTALIKNGLKTGFYLDQRNTRRLFAQRLLEGDRVLDGFCYTGAFSMHAARAGASVVGIDLHEKALATARKDFEANGLSGEFIEANLFEWLEGNEGEKFDWIVLDPPAISKTSKTRDALKWAVWKLVHNALPHLNPGGRIIACSCSYQLIQKELIEICRLAASDRHVRLFLEDMTYQDLDHPAPIQFPEALYLKCAWLRLG, encoded by the coding sequence GTGTCAGAACTGGCAACCATCATACTCAAACCCAAAAAAGAGCGCAAGGTGCGCAACTTCTACCCGTGGATACAGCGGGGCGAGGTCGTGCGCGTGGAGGGGGATGTCGAGGACGGGGATTTGGCGCGGCTGGTTTCTAGCACGGGCGAGTTTCTGGCGGTTGGCACTTACAACTCGCAGAGCCGGTTCCGCTTTCGCGTGCTGTCGTTGGAAGAAGAGCTGATCGACGAGGCGTTTTTTGAAAGGCGGTTTCGTTCGGCTGTCACCGCGCGCGATCTGTTGGTCGCGGGGACGAACGCGCGGCGCATCGTCTACTCCGAGGCCGATCGGCTTCCTGGCCTGATCATCGACGAGTACGACGGTCACTTGGTCGTGCAGGTGCGATCAAAAGGCATGGAGAAACTGAAGTCCGTCTGGCTGCCCGCGCTGGTTGCGGCGACCGGCGCAAAGTCGGTGTACGAAAAGAGCGAGATGGCCGGACGCAAGGAAGAAGGGCTCGAGCCGACGAGCGGCCAACTGATCGGAGAGACGCCGGACGAGATCGAGATCGAAGAGGACGGACTGCGGATGACTGCGCTGATCAAGAACGGATTGAAGACCGGCTTTTACCTCGACCAGCGCAACACGCGGCGGCTGTTCGCGCAGCGCCTTTTGGAGGGAGACCGGGTGCTCGACGGCTTCTGCTACACCGGCGCATTCTCCATGCACGCCGCACGTGCCGGGGCTTCTGTGGTCGGCATCGACCTGCACGAAAAGGCGCTCGCAACCGCGCGCAAGGACTTTGAAGCGAACGGTTTAAGTGGAGAGTTTATCGAGGCAAATTTATTCGAATGGCTCGAAGGGAACGAGGGCGAGAAGTTCGACTGGATCGTGCTCGATCCCCCGGCGATCAGCAAGACGAGCAAGACGCGCGACGCGCTGAAGTGGGCCGTGTGGAAGCTCGTGCACAACGCTCTACCGCATTTGAATCCGGGCGGTCGCATCATCGCCTGCTCGTGCTCGTATCAGTTGATCCAGAAAGAACTCATCGAAATCTGCCGCCTCGCCGCCAGCGACCGGCACGTTCGGCTGTTCCTCGAGGACATGACGTACCAAGACCTCGACCACCCCGCACCCATCCAGTTCCCCGAGGCGCTGTATCTCAAATGCGCCTGGCTGCGGTTGGGTTAG